GGAGCAGCAGGAAGTCCGGCCGAGCCGGTGAGCGCGAGCCCGCACGCGCCAAAGACAGAGCCGGGAGCCGGAGCGCGCACAGCGGTACGTCAGTATTCCACTCTCAAACCTTTCACTGTCACAATCTGAGATTAATTAGAATCAATGTCATGTGATCACCATGATGGGATTTGGGAGTAAATACgcacttgtttttatttccccCTTCAGCCTCAGAGCTGCGCCGGTGTTTCTCAGTGCGGTGTTGCTGAGTTCTGTTCTCGCGGGATTTGTCAGCCGTGCCGCAAACGCAGGAAGAGATGCGCTCGAGATGCCATGTGCTGCGCAGGAAACCGCTGCATTAACGGTGAGACTCGACTAATGAACTACCCCTCTATTCCTAACACATGCCAATGCATAGTTTAAACTatgaaaataacaataatacataCTGACATGTGCTCTCCTGCAGGTGTTTGCCAAGCAGGTGAAGTGAACGCCACTCAGCCTGTCAGCACTACAGTTAGTACTAAGCAGGCTACCGAGGTTCATGGCAGTCCTACAAGTGCATTAGGTGACCAAAACAAGACAGTGGTGCCACAGCAGGCTAAAAAGACAAATGTTGTCTCTCCAAGACCACCGGAACTGCTGAAAGGTACGCACTTCCCTTTTCTATGATACTACTAAAGAACTGACACATAAGCTCTTCTCATCTCATAATTACATTACCAATCCAAATCATTCTTTCGTGTCTCATAGGTAGTGAAGGGGAAACGTGTCTGAGATCCTCGGACTGCTCCAAGGGTCTGTGCTGTGCTCGTCACTTCTGGTCACGGATCTGTAAGCCAGTGCTGACTGAGGGCCAGGTGTGCACACGTCACCACCGTAAAGACACTCACAGCCTGGAGATCTTCCAGCGCTGTGACTGCGGTCAAGGCTTGGTGTGCCGAGCCCAGAAAGAACGAGGGTCAGAAAAACAGCAACAGAGTATactgcagcagcaacagcagcagcagcagcagcaacagccacgcaaaaacaacaacaaagctaCCAGAAACCTCCACACATGTCAGCCACACTGAGCCAGCAGGACTTATTTAGGACAACTGGCTTTTAATGTGCCCACACTCGTACACAtgcatattcacacacattcacatacattcAATATCACATGTGCATGCATGGACACACGCAGAAGGGATACAGGAAAACTGACTCCCTGGAAGGATGCTCCATTAAAAGGATTGATCATATTTTGTGGATGGATGCAGAAAAAGCACACCATGTGGAAGACTGAATGCAGGACTTTGCTGCTGAAGACTTCTTATCAGGGTCTTTACAAAGGCAGAATGATGTTTCCCTTTATAAGGGAACTATAAATATTTCTTgcagtaaattactgtattaTACGTGGCACTTAACTGAGCTTATCAATTCTGTAAAAGTAGTATTGTGAGACCAGGTGCTGCATGACACTATGCtaataatgtaaatatgcaaatgatatgatttatattattatttacagcgTGATATAAATAccctatttttatttcaaacttAATTGTTAagatattgcttttattaaaCTATTACAGTTTGACCAGAGATTGTCTACACAGTCTCACAAGTTCTTCCTGAGACACTGATTCTTTGGCTGTTCTCAGAGCCAACAAGAGCCTATGCTAGATTTCACTTACTTTACTGTAACCCCTTAAAGTCTCAGGACTCATCAATGTCTCCAGACTTAAGATTCCTGACTTTTGTAACTACATACCTTTTATTAATACTTTGACCGTAATATTAGGTAATAACTAAAGAtgaataatgcaaaataatactaaacagtactgaataatatgctgaGACTTTAAGGGGGTTAAgttaatgcataaataaaataaatgtcctTACAAAAATTGCTATGTGACTTGAAGCAAGATGTCTTGCACTGTGTCCAGACTTCACATGAAAATTAGACAAACATACAGTTCTTACAGTTTGACCACATTGGAAcaatctggatttttttatgACCTttgtcttaaataaataaataaaacaaatgcctATTTAGCTACTTAATATTTAACTACATAGTACTCACTTATATGTGTAATCTTTATCAATctcaactattttttttaatcagtccTGCACAGCCCATTCCCCTGTATACACTGTTTTCATTTAGGCCCTATCTGTATTTTGGAATGCCTTCCTTGAATGCCCTGCTTTTACTTATCACAAAGCATTTCAGTGGGATTAAGGTTAAGACTTTGACTTTTAGAAAATTTGACCATTTAGAAAACTTGATTTTGAATTTTCATATTATACACAGACGTCCTGACATTTTCTTGTCCAAAGCTGCCCAGGCCTTAAGGCAGGAAAGGAGCTCACCATTATGCTCCCAACATGCTTGGTAAATAGGATGAGGTTTTAATGTTGGTATCCAAAGCtgttttctccaaacataacaCCTGGTATATTTAACAAAAGTTCTATTCACATAACATTTCTCCAGTAGCGCTGTGGAGTATCTGTCAAAATTGATATTGAGTGGTTTCCACCATGATAACCACTCATATAAACATCCCACTTGTAGACTCACACATTATAAAGTGCAAGCTCCTCAGCTGGCACTGTATGtttctttgttatttgtttgtgcATTCTGTGGTGTGCTCTTGCATTAAACATTGTCCCAAcggtgctgtttttttgttctaaATGTAGACTATCCTAAGTTCTTAGAAATCCTTTTCTAACCCTTTCCATTCTTATGAGCCTCAACAACTTCTCTTCTGAGGAAATCTCTCGATTGGGCCATACTGTAGTTAAACAGACTGCAGTTTTAAAGACCAGGTATTCAAAATTGCGTGTTTAATACGGCAGGGCAGTCCAAACCCACATCTGACTAGAAGGTTTTTAAGAGGCCATTATCATTATTGCATGCTTTTTCTattcatgttcattaataatacagcaatgaaaaaaaatatttgttaaataagtAAGCAGTTTTATTATTGTGACATGGATGATTCCATTTAAAGAGCCATGCATGTTAGAAATCCATTTACTAATCCAGATTTACTGCCTAGCCAATTTATGTTAGCTGCTGGAATCGATGCAgatctaacctggcattagcaaagacaggctaaattagttaaatatagctagttaatgttagcaaattagcaaaacttacCTCAACCTACCTCTTCAATTCAGTTGGtgttcatgccttctagggaggCAAAGGAAATaccacattttataattttttttctccagcatatttaaacttttactgaggtagggccagggttGCTCATCCCCAAGTTCAACAGTGCAGTCTTGTGGCTTATCCGTCTTCAGCCGCATACAAATGGATCTAATACATTGATTACCATGAGAAAGTCAAAGCAGACAATCTTGACTCTTGATGGGCTTTTTCTATACTGATGAACATGAttggtctaaataaaaatgtaagtagCAAAATGTAAGTTTTTCTTCTCTTGGAAATGTAAGTAATTCAGTTTTAACAGAGCGTCTCATGAGGCCCAGCTTTCATGGGCAGTGTATCATGCCACAAAGCAAGTCCAACAGGAACATAATTTCATACATTCAATTGTATCTCAGCACTTCATATTGGTTTATAAATCTGTCCATAATAGATCTTCAGACCTGAACCTGTTTTGATTGTCACACCTTGAATAAGGTATGCAGTGGCAAAAATCCCTCAAACAGGTGGAAGTACAGAGTTTGATCATTATTACCTAAAACAAACCCATGCGTTTTACCAACACAATGAACACGTCTTAAAATATTCTGCACTGAAATAGAAGAAACTACTTTAAATAGCTTATCATGTTGCATGGTCTTACACAACATTTCCCCTGAGAACTACTTGCCTTGGGCCCCATGGAGGAAGTCATCATGTCAGATAAACAGGTTGCTGAGAGTGTTCCGATGGTGACATGTAATCCCTTGGGCAGCCATATCCTAGTttgatgggaaaaaaacaccCGACCACATGAAAGCTGAAACACGGCAAAACAGCAGGAAACTACAAAGCCAACAGGAggatagaaaataaaaagagtcCAGAGGAAGTAGCAGGGGTTCAGCTGCAAGGACCTTCGCTTCCCTTCCTTTGGTGTGCCTTGGCTAACTTCTAATTAGTCCTGCAGCCAGGCCTGGATTGCAGGTTAATCATAGAGATATCTTATCCTCTAATTACTTTATCATACCCCGTTGCTGACACACAGGTAGCATGTTGAGCAAAGAGTGTGTACTAGGGTGGTGTGTGAGAGGTTTACGCTAAGGTTTTGCCAGCAATTACTATATGCAATGGAAATAAGGTTAGGAGAATTATAGTGTAATTTTTCCCTTACTGTGTAATTTAATGTAGGCCTAACATGGAATAAAAAATATCTGCATTCCTTGTCAGAGTGTTCTTTTTTGGAACTGGGATTGAAGTTGTAGTAAACAACCAGTGTGATGGGCAACCACATTAGCTTATGTGTAATCAATCaatttaatgttcatgtcatAGTCTATTGCTAAAGACCTCTTGCCAAAGAAGGCACTGGGAGAATGAGACAAGGCTGAAACTCACAAAATCAAAGGGAGGAATTTGAAAAGCGCAACATCAGAGTATTGCACTACTGCATCTTCATAAAATGCCAAGCCAAGATGTTTTGCTAGGCAAGATACAAAAGAGTTTGAAAACAGTCACTGTGAAGTTTTCCATAGACTTACACTCATACTGTaggacctctctctctctctcattctctctggtGACAGACTGTGGCTTAAAATTACAGACATGCAGATCTCTGTTTAATGATGTCGGGCGTCACAGATTCGAGGGCTCGCTAAAATGGACTATTTTAACTGCGTGTGCAGAGACTAGAGGGGGAGACATGCGtctaagcgacacacacacacacaaattatgaTCAGGCGTCCACTTTCAGTGGTTGTACAAGGGCCCATGCTTCTGAGCACATCTCCCTGAAGAGTTTCTCATGCGGCACAACTACACACCTCAAATCACAGCCAAACCAGCAAAGTACTCATAGACATGTCCAAATAGAACCAATGCAAAGCATTCACACTCATTTTACCAGAGCTGGCCAGCTGTGTGTACGCACACGTAAAGAAGAGTCTATTTCAAATTCTGAATATTTTGGCATAGAAAAGCACATTATGGCACAGAAATGCAGTACAATGTGCAGAGTATGCCATTTTTAACTTTGCTGCATCACTATGCTTTTCTTTCTTGGCCACTGCACAGGTGTAAATGGCAGACACTAATTAACTTGGACAGATGTGTACACTGGGCTGCTTGAAGCTGAGAGGGTAACACAGCAAACAGCTGTGTCTAATGCTTCCTTGAGTGAGTAGTGAGGTAGTGTGTCCTCAGCAAGTAAACACTCAGCAGAAGTGATGAGCTCAATTAAGTCAAGACACTCTCCAGATCTCCTAAAAGACTTGTCAGGTAGTCACAGAAAACAGTAAGTCCTTTGATTCAGAGTTAACATCACCATATgttaatatagtatattttaaagCTGCATGCTGACATGACTTTAGCTCTCAAATAAAACATCTTTGTCAAGAATTATCATAAAATCTTTTCCATTTAAATAGAGTTAAGACCATA
This sequence is a window from Pangasianodon hypophthalmus isolate fPanHyp1 chromosome 3, fPanHyp1.pri, whole genome shotgun sequence. Protein-coding genes within it:
- the dkk1a gene encoding dickkopf WNT signaling pathway inhibitor 1a, whose protein sequence is MVSFELSILCPHYPTQFHSEEGRVSTKCTCIKPMPLCRSAHTFCRTLGGILLPDTDHPLIRLYFSRGYFEHTGGFNSVQDMTMRPLWLSAVVAVYLAVCITDAGSASRNSIKNLQPGAAGSPAEPVSASPHAPKTEPGAGARTAPQSCAGVSQCGVAEFCSRGICQPCRKRRKRCARDAMCCAGNRCINGVCQAGEVNATQPVSTTVSTKQATEVHGSPTSALGDQNKTVVPQQAKKTNVVSPRPPELLKGSEGETCLRSSDCSKGLCCARHFWSRICKPVLTEGQVCTRHHRKDTHSLEIFQRCDCGQGLVCRAQKERGSEKQQQSILQQQQQQQQQQQPRKNNNKATRNLHTCQPH